Part of the Longimicrobiaceae bacterium genome is shown below.
CAGGGGAGCGTAGCCAGGTGGCGGATCTTGCGCTCGTGGAAGATCACCACGTCCGTGGTCCCGCCGCCCAGCTCCACCACCGCCACGCCGATCTCCCGCTCGTCCTCGGACAGCACCGCCAGCGAGGACGCGATGGGCTCCAGGACCAGCTCGGCCACCTGGTACCCGGCCCGGGAGACCGCCTTGCGGATGTTCTGCGCGGCGGAGGCGGCGCCGGTCACGAGGAAGACCTCGGCCTCCAGCCGCGTCCCCGCCATCCCGGCGGGGTCGCGGATCCCCCCCTGCCCGTCCACCAGGTACTCCTGCGGGATGGCGTGGAGCAGCTCGCGGTCCGCGGGAATGGGGACGGCGCGCGCCACCTCGTGCACCCGGTCCACGTCGCTCGCCGTGATCTCCTGCCGGCCCACCGCCACCACCCCGTGCGAGGCGCGGGCGTGGATGTGCTCCCCGGCGATCCCGGTGTAGAGTCGGTCCACGGTGACGCCGGCCATCAGCTCGGCCTCCTTCACCGCCTTGCGGACCGACTCCGTAGTTGCCTCGATGTCGGTGACCACCTCGCGGCGGATCCCCCCCGTCTTCGCCTGGCCCACGCCGAGCACCTTGACGGGGGATCGATGGGGAGCGTCTCCCGCGACCTCCGCGATGACCACGGCGGTCTTGCTCGATCCGATGTCGAGGCCGGCAACCAGAGTAGGACGCATACGGAAGGTTACACGCGTGGCGGAAAGCGGACGACGACCTGCTCACGGAAGCGGAGGTCGATGCGGACGGGGCCGGCGCCGTCGGCGCCCGACGGGGCGCGCCGCTCGACGTCGTCGAGCGCGGCCCGGAGCTGCCGCAGGCGCCCCGACTCGGCCCCGGCCGGGAGGAGGACCCGTGCGTCGGGCGCGGAGAGGGTGAGGAGCAGCGTCCCCTTCCCCTCCCAGGAGACCTCCGAGACCCGGGCGAAGAGCCCGGGGTCGAGCTGACCCAGGCGGCCGACCTCGGCGGCGAGGGCGCGGACCCGCGCGCCGGCGGAGTCACCCTTCGCGGCGCCCTCCGCGCGGATCAGCGGGAGGTCGAGCGGGACACGGGCGGGGTCCACGGGGAGCACCTCCCCGCGCGAGGTGACC
Proteins encoded:
- the ftsA gene encoding cell division protein FtsA → MRPTLVAGLDIGSSKTAVVIAEVAGDAPHRSPVKVLGVGQAKTGGIRREVVTDIEATTESVRKAVKEAELMAGVTVDRLYTGIAGEHIHARASHGVVAVGRQEITASDVDRVHEVARAVPIPADRELLHAIPQEYLVDGQGGIRDPAGMAGTRLEAEVFLVTGAASAAQNIRKAVSRAGYQVAELVLEPIASSLAVLSEDEREIGVAVVELGGGTTDVVIFHERKIRHLATLPWGGATVTNDIAKGLSLPYAEASRAKERWGVARADLVDPNETFEVPGAAAGQTRHIARELLGHVIEQRMDEILALAEDQVQRSGLADRLGAGIVLTGGGASLHGVLELAERTFAAPVRCGVPGEELGGLSDSVRRPKFATATGLVLFGARRMVPEHAGGGAAMGGASMGGMIKWMRDWLNDFF
- a CDS encoding FtsQ-type POTRA domain-containing protein, with protein sequence MRKARRLVLGATLPVVLSAPLWGPRVLERTPWFGVQRVEVAGARMVAPHDVLAASGIRLGESVWREPGPWVAALRRHPGIEDARVVRRLPATLRIEVAEKRPVGLVEAGALHPVTSRGEVLPVDPARVPLDLPLIRAEGAAKGDSAGARVRALAAEVGRLGQLDPGLFARVSEVSWEGKGTLLLTLSAPDARVLLPAGAESGRLRQLRAALDDVERRAPSGADGAGPVRIDLRFREQVVVRFPPRV